The following proteins come from a genomic window of Acidobacteriota bacterium:
- a CDS encoding gas vesicle protein GvpG, whose product MFLVDDLLFMPIAGIKFVFRTILKTAEEQYVDDAPLKEQLLELEMRLDSGEVTEEEYAEEQAAILRALREVRHRKMEMAGVDPATQGGPLGGKVGEGSGVDVHLGYGPSEKK is encoded by the coding sequence ATGTTCTTGGTCGACGACCTGCTGTTCATGCCCATCGCCGGTATCAAGTTCGTCTTTCGCACCATTTTGAAGACGGCGGAAGAGCAGTACGTCGATGATGCCCCGCTGAAAGAACAGCTGCTCGAACTCGAGATGCGCCTCGATAGCGGCGAGGTCACCGAAGAGGAGTACGCCGAGGAGCAGGCGGCCATCCTGCGCGCGCTGCGCGAGGTGCGGCACCGCAAGATGGAGATGGCGGGCGTGGATCCCGCCACCCAGGGGGGACCGCTCGGTGGCAAGGTCGGCGAAGGCTCGGGCGTCGATGTCCACCTGGGCTACGGCCCGAGCGAGAAGAAGTAA